The Pseudobacteroides sp. genome has a window encoding:
- the bioD gene encoding dethiobiotin synthase, which translates to MKKFKGLFVIGTGTDVGKTVVCAGLMYLLRSKGYNACYFKPVSSGGANAPSGFASYDVSFVKEASVFDEADDRINPYRYKSPVSPHLASKKEDRPIEKQIILNRYKELIKDYDYIIVEGCGGLAVPLSDEGYMQYQLIKELGTGCILVAKTSLGTINHTLLTLAFAKNTGIPVEGIVFSGFQGSLMEQNNIDTISKLTDVPVIGVVPRIKGIDVENKCLGELRPVFEKTIHIEKMVANV; encoded by the coding sequence ATGAAAAAATTTAAGGGATTATTTGTTATAGGGACAGGTACTGATGTGGGTAAGACAGTGGTCTGTGCGGGATTGATGTACTTACTGCGGTCTAAAGGATATAATGCATGCTACTTTAAACCTGTTTCAAGCGGAGGGGCAAATGCTCCAAGTGGATTTGCTTCTTATGATGTATCTTTTGTAAAAGAGGCATCAGTATTTGATGAAGCAGATGATAGAATAAACCCCTATAGATATAAAAGTCCTGTTTCTCCTCATCTGGCATCTAAGAAAGAAGACCGCCCCATAGAAAAGCAAATTATTCTAAATAGATATAAGGAGCTGATCAAAGATTATGATTATATTATAGTTGAGGGGTGCGGCGGATTGGCTGTGCCTTTATCAGATGAAGGATATATGCAGTACCAACTGATAAAAGAGCTTGGAACTGGGTGTATCCTGGTTGCAAAGACTTCTCTCGGGACAATAAACCATACACTTCTCACACTGGCCTTTGCGAAGAACACAGGAATACCGGTAGAGGGAATAGTTTTCAGCGGCTTTCAAGGAAGTCTCATGGAACAAAATAATATTGACACCATAAGTAAGCTGACAGACGTGCCGGTTATTGGAGTTGTTCCTAGGATTAAAGGAATTGATGTTGAAAACAAGTGTTTGGGAGAGCTAAGGCCTGTTTTTGAGAAAACAATACATATAGAAAAGATGGTAGCAAATGTATGA